A single region of the Gracilibacillus caseinilyticus genome encodes:
- a CDS encoding DNA polymerase IV gives MKAWYPKNGRVILHVDMNSFYASVEIVDHPELKGKPLAIAGNPDERKGIIVTSSYEARSKGVKTTMSLWEAKKRCPDLIVKRPNFPRYREVSSQLFRILEDYTPYVEPVSIDEAFMDITDSYDIGSPIEIAEAVQQHVANDLQLPCSIGIAPNKFLAKMASDMKKPNGITILRKRDVASKLWPLPIDEMYGIGIKTAEKLRRYEINTIEDLVETDTMMLKSMLGVNGEKLKTRALGEDPRPVDPERASSFKSIGTSKTFPQDIADYDALSAQLHQLAESVTKRLRRKSALGNTIQLTIRYNDRKTITRRTKINQYIENATDIYFYSERLLEDHWNGTPVRLLGITVQNTVKKDDMTYQMNLFEYMKGLD, from the coding sequence ATGAAAGCATGGTATCCCAAAAACGGCCGGGTGATTTTACACGTTGACATGAATAGCTTCTATGCCTCTGTCGAAATCGTTGATCATCCGGAGTTAAAAGGCAAGCCATTAGCTATAGCGGGTAATCCTGATGAGCGAAAAGGTATCATCGTTACAAGCAGTTATGAAGCACGAAGTAAAGGTGTAAAGACCACGATGTCATTATGGGAAGCAAAAAAACGATGCCCTGATTTGATTGTGAAACGGCCGAATTTCCCACGTTATCGAGAAGTTTCGAGCCAATTATTTCGAATTTTAGAAGATTATACACCATACGTCGAACCGGTTTCAATCGATGAAGCATTTATGGACATAACCGATAGCTATGATATAGGAAGTCCGATTGAGATTGCCGAAGCCGTGCAACAGCATGTAGCGAATGACTTACAGTTACCCTGTAGTATTGGTATTGCTCCTAATAAATTTCTAGCAAAAATGGCATCGGATATGAAGAAGCCAAATGGCATTACGATTTTACGAAAAAGAGATGTAGCATCTAAATTGTGGCCATTACCTATTGATGAAATGTATGGTATCGGTATAAAAACTGCAGAGAAATTACGACGTTATGAGATCAACACAATCGAGGATCTAGTCGAAACCGATACCATGATGCTAAAGAGTATGTTAGGTGTAAATGGAGAAAAGTTAAAAACAAGAGCATTAGGGGAAGATCCACGTCCTGTCGATCCAGAGCGTGCGAGCAGTTTTAAAAGCATTGGTACTTCCAAAACATTTCCACAAGATATCGCGGATTATGACGCATTATCAGCACAGTTACATCAGTTGGCAGAAAGTGTGACGAAGCGGTTAAGGCGTAAATCTGCTTTAGGTAATACCATTCAGCTAACGATTCGATACAATGACAGAAAAACAATCACCAGAAGAACTAAAATAAATCAATATATTGAAAATGCTACAGATATTTATTTTTATAGCGAGCGTTTGTTAGAAGATCATTGGAACGGCACGCCTGTCCGTTTGCTTGGCATAACGGTTCAAAATACCGTAAAAAAAGATGATATGACGTATCAGATGAATTTGTTTGAATATATGAAAGGATTAGATTAG
- a CDS encoding BrxA/BrxB family bacilliredoxin: MYMDFNLFMGDIVESARNEITQAGYDELKTPEQVQEALSKKGTTLVMVNSTCGCAGGVARPAAASAVHYDKRPDQLVTVFAGQDREATELARQYFEGYQPSSPSFALLKDGHIIKMVERHEIEGHSPVEVVNKLQGLFEEYCEEV, from the coding sequence ATATATATGGATTTCAATTTATTTATGGGTGATATCGTCGAGTCCGCACGTAATGAAATTACCCAGGCGGGATACGATGAACTTAAAACACCAGAGCAAGTACAAGAAGCATTAAGTAAAAAAGGAACGACATTAGTGATGGTGAATTCTACCTGTGGTTGCGCGGGCGGAGTAGCACGTCCTGCAGCTGCTAGTGCAGTACATTATGACAAAAGACCAGATCAATTAGTAACTGTTTTTGCTGGTCAGGATCGAGAAGCAACGGAATTAGCTCGACAATACTTTGAAGGATATCAGCCTTCATCACCTTCCTTCGCTTTATTGAAAGATGGTCATATCATTAAAATGGTGGAGCGACATGAAATTGAAGGTCACAGCCCTGTAGAGGTCGTGAACAAGCTACAGGGATTATTTGAGGAATACTGTGAGGAAGTATAA
- a CDS encoding iron-sulfur cluster biosynthesis family protein codes for MKLTITEQALEKLNTLAASPFILALTYDTEGCGCGVNGMPTIAIKDQPDDYDQPVECDQLEVVIHKQQATFFSNEMKLDYNGTTFRLSSPNEMLNPFIHVHSVTA; via the coding sequence ATGAAATTAACCATAACAGAACAAGCACTAGAAAAGTTAAATACACTCGCAGCATCACCTTTTATTCTGGCATTAACATATGATACAGAAGGGTGTGGTTGTGGTGTTAATGGGATGCCGACGATTGCCATCAAAGATCAGCCGGATGACTATGATCAACCTGTAGAATGTGATCAGCTGGAAGTCGTGATCCATAAACAGCAAGCAACTTTCTTCAGCAATGAAATGAAATTGGATTATAACGGCACGACATTTCGACTATCAAGCCCAAATGAAATGTTAAACCCTTTTATCCATGTACATTCCGTAACAGCGTGA
- a CDS encoding SDR family NAD(P)-dependent oxidoreductase, whose amino-acid sequence MNRLQDKHVLITGASSGIGETLAHHLAAKRAIPILVARTESKLVQTVNEIEQRYHIKAYYYAVDITDRQQWKETLDEMLMEIGELDAVINNAGLGFFERFDQLDWSEIEKMIQLNLKSLFFTTYHLLPHLLKNKPAHIVNIGSQAGKVPTPKSSIYSATKASVISFSNALRMELEDKVSVTSVNIGPVKTAFFDQADPDGTYQKSIQSIMLDPNDVAAKITTALFTKKREINLPVWMNAGGKLYQTFPRLMEKLLKPAFNKK is encoded by the coding sequence ATGAACAGATTACAAGATAAACATGTTTTAATAACAGGAGCGTCAAGTGGGATAGGAGAAACGTTGGCACATCATTTGGCAGCAAAAAGAGCTATACCAATCCTGGTGGCACGTACGGAAAGTAAGCTTGTACAAACAGTGAATGAAATCGAACAACGATATCACATAAAAGCTTATTATTATGCTGTTGATATCACTGACAGACAGCAGTGGAAAGAAACCCTTGATGAGATGTTGATGGAAATTGGAGAATTGGATGCGGTTATTAATAATGCAGGTCTTGGGTTTTTTGAACGCTTTGATCAATTGGATTGGTCAGAAATTGAAAAAATGATTCAACTCAATTTAAAGTCTTTATTTTTCACTACCTATCATCTGCTTCCGCATTTATTAAAAAATAAACCGGCGCATATTGTTAATATCGGTTCACAGGCGGGTAAGGTGCCTACTCCTAAATCATCCATCTACAGTGCAACCAAAGCTAGTGTTATTAGCTTCTCTAATGCGCTGAGAATGGAGTTGGAGGATAAGGTTTCTGTGACATCTGTCAATATCGGTCCAGTTAAAACGGCTTTCTTTGATCAAGCGGACCCGGATGGAACCTATCAAAAAAGTATACAAAGCATCATGCTAGATCCGAATGACGTAGCCGCTAAAATCACCACTGCTTTGTTCACAAAGAAAAGGGAAATCAATTTACCAGTATGGATGAATGCAGGGGGGAAGCTGTATCAAACCTTTCCTCGATTAATGGAGAAACTATTAAAACCTGCTTTTAATAAAAAATAA
- the prli42 gene encoding stressosome-associated protein Prli42 produces the protein MASKREKRTKIIVYIMIVAMILSTFTAGLAMFIN, from the coding sequence ATGGCTTCAAAACGTGAAAAAAGAACAAAAATTATCGTATATATAATGATTGTAGCTATGATCTTATCTACTTTTACTGCTGGATTGGCAATGTTTATTAATTAA
- a CDS encoding aldo/keto reductase — protein sequence MEKKQLGKSDLMVSSIALGCMSLGTDSKQAVNVIDEALDLGINYLDTADLYDQGLNEEMVGKAIENKRKDIILATKVGNHLKEDGSWFWDPSKSYIKEQVKKSLKRLRTDYIDLYQLHGGTIEDPIPETIEAFEELVKEGVIRYYGISSIRPNVIREFMNKSNIVSVMMQYSILDRRPEEIMLKELADQQISVVTRGSLAKGMLSQNGPDIIEQKAHKGYLDYDQSNLNDTVSQLQQLLRPNQTLNGLALNYVLNNQAVTSVVSGASGTEQLRENVEAINQSFNQEQLDKTKSIALANTYHQHR from the coding sequence GTGGAAAAAAAACAACTAGGTAAATCGGATTTAATGGTCTCCTCCATTGCACTAGGATGCATGTCGTTAGGAACTGATTCTAAACAAGCTGTAAATGTGATAGATGAGGCACTCGATCTTGGCATCAATTACCTTGATACAGCTGATTTATATGATCAAGGATTAAACGAGGAAATGGTCGGAAAAGCGATAGAGAACAAACGGAAAGATATTATTCTAGCCACTAAAGTAGGGAATCATTTGAAAGAAGATGGCAGCTGGTTCTGGGATCCTAGCAAATCTTATATAAAAGAACAAGTAAAAAAAAGCCTAAAAAGATTACGTACTGATTATATTGATTTATACCAGTTACATGGTGGAACAATCGAAGATCCTATTCCTGAAACAATTGAGGCGTTTGAGGAATTGGTTAAAGAAGGTGTTATCCGTTATTATGGCATTTCATCGATTCGACCAAATGTTATCCGTGAATTCATGAACAAATCCAATATTGTAAGTGTGATGATGCAATACAGTATATTGGACAGAAGACCTGAAGAAATAATGCTAAAAGAGCTCGCAGATCAACAGATCAGTGTCGTCACTCGTGGCTCTCTAGCCAAAGGAATGTTAAGTCAAAACGGACCAGACATTATTGAACAGAAAGCTCATAAAGGCTATTTAGACTATGACCAGTCAAATCTCAACGATACAGTATCCCAATTGCAACAATTGCTTAGACCGAATCAGACGTTAAATGGACTAGCGTTGAATTATGTATTAAATAACCAAGCGGTTACTTCCGTCGTATCAGGGGCAAGCGGTACAGAACAGCTGAGAGAAAATGTAGAAGCAATAAATCAATCTTTTAATCAAGAACAATTGGACAAAACAAAATCTATTGCCTTGGCAAACACTTATCATCAGCACAGATAA
- a CDS encoding endonuclease Q family protein: MLKDYYADLHIHVGRNQYGGPVKITASKHLTIENILLEASERKGIDIVGVIDCQAPAVLEELQQLLSDSKAVEKKEGGIQFGNTTLMLGSEIEIYDQNCAGPIHVLCYFPFLKSMTIFSNWLSDHMKNSQLSSQRFYGSAVALQQKTKELDGIFIPAHVFTPFKSLFGKGVRQSLEEVFNPEWIDAIELGLSADTHMADQIAELHRYTYVTNSDAHSLAKIAREYQLIRMAEPTFKELQMAFHQIEERKVIKNFGMNPRLGKYYTTVCQKCLRPYKESPCPQCESVTFIKGVADRIAELKTSSQPLSNRPAYLYQVPLEYIPALGPKTLDKLIDHFGNEMSVIHHVNKEALIPVIGNKIAEMIIQLREGKLLIESGGGGKYGKIAHK, from the coding sequence ATGCTTAAGGATTATTATGCAGATTTACATATTCATGTTGGAAGAAACCAGTATGGTGGGCCAGTAAAAATAACAGCTTCGAAACACCTGACGATTGAGAATATTTTATTAGAGGCAAGTGAACGTAAAGGGATTGATATCGTAGGTGTGATTGATTGCCAGGCGCCGGCGGTTTTGGAAGAATTACAGCAATTGCTGTCTGATTCCAAAGCTGTTGAAAAAAAGGAAGGTGGCATTCAATTCGGCAACACGACATTGATGCTTGGTAGTGAAATCGAAATCTATGATCAAAACTGCGCAGGTCCGATCCATGTGCTTTGTTATTTTCCTTTTTTAAAGTCCATGACTATTTTTTCGAATTGGTTATCTGATCATATGAAAAATAGTCAACTAAGTTCACAACGTTTCTATGGAAGTGCAGTTGCTTTACAACAGAAAACCAAGGAGCTAGACGGGATTTTTATACCGGCACATGTATTTACACCTTTTAAAAGTTTGTTCGGTAAAGGTGTCAGACAATCATTAGAGGAAGTGTTCAATCCTGAATGGATAGATGCAATCGAACTCGGATTAAGTGCTGATACACATATGGCTGATCAGATTGCAGAGCTACACCGCTATACGTACGTTACCAACTCGGATGCCCATTCACTGGCTAAAATAGCTAGAGAATATCAACTTATTCGCATGGCAGAGCCGACTTTTAAAGAATTACAGATGGCATTCCATCAAATAGAAGAACGAAAAGTTATCAAAAATTTCGGAATGAATCCGAGATTAGGGAAATACTACACAACCGTTTGTCAAAAGTGTTTAAGACCCTATAAGGAATCACCGTGTCCACAATGCGAATCCGTCACATTTATAAAAGGAGTTGCTGATCGGATCGCAGAATTAAAAACATCTTCTCAGCCTCTATCCAACAGACCAGCCTATCTATACCAAGTGCCGTTGGAATACATACCAGCTTTAGGTCCTAAAACGTTAGATAAACTGATTGATCATTTTGGTAATGAGATGTCGGTGATCCATCATGTGAATAAAGAAGCTTTGATTCCTGTTATCGGGAATAAAATAGCAGAGATGATCATTCAGCTTCGAGAAGGAAAACTTTTAATAGAGTCTGGAGGTGGTGGGAAGTACGGTAAGATAGCTCATAAATGA
- a CDS encoding sensor histidine kinase yields the protein MITFFNNFSLRNKLLCILLVAIVIFSGFSLLLIQSIEKVSSVSNTIQNENIPEIVWYNQWEKELAIKKQIVLKSIENGFQNDFQQEFQQYSSSSESEELSQVLKTTEKAEGLHTELMLLEFIITNKVFGLLQYNDTEAAENVLQQEYLPALEDLSERLLAQRNEELNALQKNTNTYPEIIEQSLYFLIILTIIGILLAIYFSYRLSRSITNPIEKMVAKVDNISNGSYGETVTDFVQVEFKSLANSINRMSMRLQQSFHQIMSDKIKHEQILNSLPIGIITNDYNEKTYWVNSCARYLFEFDQDMISDRDLIEKQKQYPILNMLLSNKVVHNQKFQFTSRNEEYVLLASHTNLKDLDRQTTGKILYFVNITESEMLENQIVQSEKLALVGEMAASSAHEIRNPLTVIHGFLTLMKESMSNEEAEKYHFHLMMKEIDRLYSIVEQMLLMSNHKKPEKEMVLLSELLQELLPLMYSSLEAKNINLVTEIAEEYILADQKQLKQVFLNLLQNSKDAIGDNGTIIIESTLEFNQYVIYIRDTGSGIPDTIRQSLFEPFSTSKDSGTGLGLNVVRRIIENHNGSISIYKSDHNGTTFKMALPHVKQKSSVV from the coding sequence ATGATAACGTTCTTTAACAACTTCTCACTTCGGAATAAGCTGTTATGCATTCTCCTCGTTGCGATTGTAATATTCAGTGGCTTTTCACTGCTGCTCATTCAATCGATTGAGAAAGTCAGTTCAGTGTCTAACACAATTCAAAATGAAAACATTCCGGAGATAGTCTGGTATAACCAATGGGAGAAAGAATTAGCCATTAAAAAACAAATCGTATTAAAAAGTATAGAGAATGGTTTTCAAAATGACTTTCAACAGGAATTTCAACAGTACAGCAGCAGTTCAGAAAGTGAAGAATTGAGTCAAGTACTAAAAACTACCGAAAAAGCAGAAGGGTTACATACCGAACTTATGTTACTTGAATTTATCATTACGAATAAAGTTTTCGGATTATTACAATATAACGATACAGAAGCGGCAGAAAATGTACTCCAACAGGAATATTTACCTGCATTGGAAGATTTGAGCGAGCGACTGCTTGCACAACGAAACGAGGAATTAAATGCCTTACAAAAGAATACGAATACATATCCAGAAATAATTGAGCAATCATTATATTTTTTAATTATACTTACCATTATAGGAATTCTACTTGCGATCTATTTTTCTTATAGACTTAGCAGAAGTATTACCAATCCAATTGAGAAAATGGTTGCGAAAGTTGATAATATCTCCAACGGGAGTTATGGAGAGACCGTAACAGATTTTGTTCAAGTCGAATTTAAAAGCTTGGCCAATTCAATCAACCGTATGTCGATGAGGTTACAGCAATCATTTCATCAGATTATGTCTGACAAAATTAAACATGAACAAATATTAAATTCGTTGCCTATCGGTATTATTACAAATGATTATAATGAAAAGACTTATTGGGTAAACTCCTGTGCACGCTATTTGTTCGAATTTGATCAAGATATGATATCGGATCGTGATTTAATCGAAAAACAAAAGCAGTACCCTATATTAAATATGCTATTGTCCAATAAAGTCGTTCATAATCAAAAGTTTCAATTTACTAGTCGTAACGAAGAATATGTTCTGCTGGCGTCACATACGAATCTCAAAGATTTAGATCGTCAAACAACAGGGAAGATTCTCTATTTTGTAAATATTACGGAATCTGAGATGCTTGAAAATCAAATTGTGCAGTCAGAGAAGCTCGCGCTAGTCGGGGAAATGGCTGCAAGTTCAGCTCATGAAATCAGAAATCCGTTGACTGTTATCCATGGTTTTCTGACACTGATGAAAGAGTCTATGTCTAATGAGGAAGCTGAAAAATATCATTTCCACTTGATGATGAAAGAAATCGATCGATTATATTCCATCGTGGAACAAATGCTTCTTATGTCGAATCATAAAAAGCCGGAAAAAGAAATGGTATTACTTTCGGAACTTCTACAAGAATTATTGCCTTTAATGTATAGTTCCTTAGAAGCAAAAAATATTAACTTAGTTACTGAAATTGCGGAAGAGTATATTCTAGCTGATCAGAAACAGTTGAAGCAAGTATTTCTGAATCTGCTCCAAAACAGTAAAGATGCGATTGGCGATAATGGAACGATAATAATTGAAAGTACGCTTGAGTTTAACCAATATGTCATCTATATTCGTGATACCGGTTCCGGCATTCCGGATACAATCAGACAAAGTTTATTCGAGCCTTTTTCAACATCTAAAGACAGTGGTACCGGTCTAGGTTTGAATGTAGTAAGAAGAATTATTGAAAATCATAATGGGTCTATTTCTATTTACAAAAGTGATCACAACGGTACCACCTTTAAAATGGCTTTACCACACGTGAAACAAAAAAGTTCAGTTGTTTGA
- the rnz gene encoding ribonuclease Z — translation MHVEFLGTGAGLPSKNRNVTSIMLHLEQERNALWMFDCGEATQHQILHTSIKPRKIEKIFITHLHGDHIFGLPGLLSSRSFQGGVDPVTIYGPKGIKAFIETSLTISCTKLSYPIKIIELTEGVIFEDQQFIVSAKKLQHGVECFGFLMEEKESPGPLLVDKLKAEGIEPGPIYQEFKSNETVDLANGNTVKSEDYIGKPKPGKRLAIIGDTRAHDAIIPFVQGVDLLIHEATFAADQETLAHEYFHSTTVQAATIAQQASTKKLILTHISSRFQNEDMEVLQTEAQQLFSNTTIAHDFYQATID, via the coding sequence ATGCACGTTGAGTTTTTAGGAACAGGGGCCGGACTTCCTAGCAAAAATAGAAATGTAACCTCAATCATGCTTCATTTGGAACAGGAACGCAATGCGCTTTGGATGTTTGATTGTGGGGAAGCAACGCAACATCAAATTTTACATACGTCGATCAAGCCGAGAAAAATAGAAAAAATCTTTATCACACATTTACACGGAGATCACATATTTGGATTACCAGGCTTGCTAAGCAGCCGTTCCTTTCAAGGTGGTGTTGATCCTGTGACAATATATGGGCCGAAGGGTATTAAAGCATTTATAGAGACGAGTTTAACGATTAGCTGTACAAAATTGTCCTATCCTATTAAAATTATTGAACTGACGGAAGGTGTGATTTTTGAAGATCAGCAATTTATTGTTTCTGCTAAGAAGTTACAGCATGGTGTCGAATGCTTCGGCTTTCTAATGGAGGAGAAGGAAAGTCCTGGGCCGTTACTGGTAGATAAATTAAAAGCAGAGGGTATTGAACCAGGACCGATCTATCAAGAGTTTAAGTCAAATGAAACCGTTGATCTGGCAAACGGAAATACAGTTAAATCTGAGGACTATATCGGAAAACCAAAACCAGGTAAACGGTTAGCGATTATAGGTGATACTAGAGCACATGACGCCATAATACCCTTTGTTCAGGGAGTAGACTTGCTAATTCATGAAGCAACCTTCGCGGCAGATCAGGAAACGTTAGCACATGAATACTTTCACTCGACAACAGTCCAAGCTGCTACCATAGCTCAACAAGCTAGCACTAAAAAGCTAATTTTGACGCATATATCTTCCAGATTCCAAAACGAAGATATGGAGGTCCTGCAAACAGAAGCTCAACAACTATTTAGCAATACAACAATCGCCCATGACTTCTACCAGGCAACGATAGATTAA
- a CDS encoding M20/M25/M40 family metallo-hydrolase produces MNNQDRIVKQFIELVQIDSETTKERKIADYLLQLFEQLGLEVKEDNTHKQTGHQAGNIIARLQGTDSDIPAIYFTAHMDTVVPGEAIKPVIKDEFIYSDGTTVLGADDKVGITAIVELIHLLKEQPLVHGDIYFAIMSGEESGLVGSQYFDESQLPVSFGYALDSDGEVGSIITAAPSQAKLFATIKGKAAHAGVQPEKGVSAISMTAKAITKMPLGRIDEETTANVGSFEGKGPTNVVCDRVLLIAEARSLSKDKLEKQVEAMCTALNESTANMGGEVDIEIKHMYPNYQFDENDQVVQVAIKAASALGKKSALKVSGGGSDANHLSGKGIPTVNLAVGYENIHTKNERISIASLKEVPLYMYEIVKQLSK; encoded by the coding sequence ATGAACAATCAAGATAGAATAGTCAAACAATTTATTGAACTAGTTCAAATCGATTCAGAAACAACGAAAGAACGTAAGATAGCAGATTATTTACTGCAATTATTCGAACAGTTAGGTTTAGAGGTGAAAGAAGATAATACCCATAAACAAACAGGGCATCAAGCTGGGAACATTATTGCCCGCCTCCAAGGAACTGATTCTGACATCCCAGCGATTTATTTCACTGCACATATGGATACAGTTGTACCAGGAGAAGCAATCAAGCCTGTGATCAAAGACGAATTCATTTATTCAGATGGGACTACAGTATTAGGTGCAGATGATAAAGTAGGGATTACTGCGATAGTTGAGCTTATCCATCTGTTGAAAGAACAGCCTCTGGTACATGGCGACATTTATTTTGCCATTATGAGCGGGGAAGAATCAGGACTTGTAGGTTCACAATACTTTGATGAGTCGCAATTACCAGTTTCTTTTGGCTATGCTCTCGACAGTGACGGAGAAGTTGGATCCATTATTACAGCAGCACCTTCACAAGCAAAACTATTTGCAACTATCAAAGGTAAAGCAGCTCATGCTGGTGTTCAACCGGAAAAAGGAGTGTCTGCGATCAGTATGACTGCAAAAGCTATCACAAAAATGCCGTTGGGTCGCATTGATGAAGAAACGACTGCCAATGTAGGTAGCTTTGAGGGAAAAGGTCCTACAAATGTGGTGTGTGACCGAGTCTTGTTAATTGCAGAAGCTCGATCATTGTCGAAGGACAAACTAGAAAAACAGGTGGAAGCAATGTGCACTGCGCTAAACGAAAGTACAGCGAATATGGGTGGAGAAGTAGACATTGAGATAAAGCATATGTACCCAAATTATCAATTTGATGAAAATGATCAAGTTGTTCAAGTAGCAATAAAAGCTGCATCTGCTCTTGGTAAAAAGTCTGCATTGAAAGTGAGTGGTGGGGGAAGTGATGCGAATCATCTGTCCGGTAAAGGCATTCCAACCGTTAATTTAGCAGTCGGCTATGAAAATATTCATACGAAAAATGAACGAATCAGTATTGCCAGTTTAAAGGAAGTTCCATTGTATATGTATGAAATTGTAAAGCAATTATCAAAATGA
- a CDS encoding glycerophosphodiester phosphodiesterase, whose product MIIYAHRGASKHAPENTMPAFDLAYKHEADGIETDVQLTKDGVAVLIHDEKLQRTTNGYGFVKDYTYDELIQLDAGSWKSPKFTNTVIPTLEDLLRWNQDKQLKLNIELKNNVIAYSGLEKTVYQLLQKYSMVKQTVISSFNHDSIAKLKQWSNELDYAFLTSKRDRNLVPFAQSIHAAGIHIQNRLLSNRLVAEAQQHNLYVAVYTVNLPLSIKRAIRMKCHAMFTDIPKLAVDLRKNTR is encoded by the coding sequence ATGATCATTTATGCACACCGTGGAGCAAGTAAACATGCACCAGAAAATACGATGCCAGCATTTGATTTAGCGTATAAACATGAAGCTGATGGAATTGAAACAGATGTCCAGTTAACGAAGGATGGTGTAGCTGTTTTGATCCATGACGAAAAGCTGCAACGCACAACCAACGGATATGGGTTTGTCAAAGACTACACTTACGATGAATTAATCCAGCTAGACGCTGGCAGCTGGAAATCTCCTAAGTTCACTAACACAGTCATACCAACTTTAGAGGATTTACTACGTTGGAATCAGGATAAGCAGCTAAAGCTGAATATCGAATTAAAAAATAATGTAATCGCCTATTCTGGATTAGAGAAAACTGTTTATCAGCTGCTACAAAAATACAGTATGGTAAAACAAACTGTGATCTCGAGCTTCAATCATGATAGTATTGCTAAACTAAAACAATGGTCAAATGAACTAGATTACGCTTTTCTAACAAGTAAGAGAGATAGAAATTTAGTTCCGTTTGCACAATCTATTCATGCAGCAGGTATTCATATTCAAAACCGCCTACTCTCCAATAGACTGGTAGCAGAAGCACAACAACATAATTTATATGTGGCTGTATATACAGTTAATTTGCCACTATCGATAAAACGGGCTATTCGTATGAAATGTCATGCCATGTTTACTGATATCCCAAAACTAGCTGTCGATTTAAGAAAAAACACACGATAG
- a CDS encoding NUDIX domain-containing protein, with amino-acid sequence MTNFEEKTFHSETIFNGKVISLQVDDVSLPDGKTSKRELVKHPGAVAIIPVTEDNKIVFVKQYRKALEKTIIEIPAGKLEPGEKPAITALRELQEETGYTTEHLTYVTSFYTSPGFADEIIYLYQTQSLSKLEQPLETDEDEFVELMELTMEEAEALVESEEIHDAKTAYALLYLKLKGLL; translated from the coding sequence ATGACAAATTTCGAAGAAAAAACATTTCATTCTGAAACGATTTTTAATGGGAAAGTAATCAGTCTTCAGGTTGATGACGTATCTTTACCTGATGGAAAAACATCAAAAAGAGAACTGGTTAAACATCCAGGAGCTGTTGCGATCATTCCGGTTACAGAAGATAATAAAATCGTGTTTGTTAAACAATATAGAAAAGCATTAGAAAAAACAATAATCGAAATACCTGCGGGTAAATTGGAGCCAGGTGAAAAACCCGCAATTACTGCTTTAAGAGAGTTGCAGGAAGAAACAGGCTATACGACAGAGCACTTAACTTATGTTACATCATTCTACACCTCACCTGGTTTTGCAGATGAAATTATTTATCTGTATCAGACCCAATCGTTATCAAAGCTCGAACAGCCGTTGGAAACAGACGAAGATGAATTTGTTGAATTAATGGAATTGACGATGGAGGAAGCTGAAGCATTAGTCGAAAGTGAAGAAATTCATGATGCAAAAACGGCATATGCACTTCTTTATTTAAAGCTTAAAGGACTATTATAA